The Arachis hypogaea cultivar Tifrunner chromosome 19, arahy.Tifrunner.gnm2.J5K5, whole genome shotgun sequence genome has a window encoding:
- the LOC112775076 gene encoding glucosamine inositolphosphorylceramide transferase 1 → MGTGQVNGGGGGGGGGVSSNNGGGGGYCDMSYYNSIFSSGFIFFFGCFVFFGSIATLYGWLAFSPAVHAGLSTLGCQEDNEGSWSIGIFYGDSPFTLKPIESANLGNDESAAWPVANPIVTCASVSDGGAPSNFVADPFLFIQGDDYYIFYETKNAITMQGDIGVSKSTDKGATWKHLGIALDEEWHLSYPYVFEHDGKKYMMPEGSKKGDLRLYEAVNFPLHWKVKKVLLKKPLIDSFIVNYGGRFWLFGSDHSGFGTEKNGQLEIWHSSSPLGPWKPHKKNPIYNIDKSQGARNGGRPFLYEGNLYRVGQDCGDTYGRRVRVFKIETLTPEEYKEVEVPSGFVEPKKGRNAWNGARYHHLDVQQLPSGDWVGVMDGDRVPSGDSIRRFMVGCASVAVAAVLIVFLGVLLGFVNCIVPLNWFIHNSAKRNLTVLSWERSNVFCSKVRRFCSRLNRAPTFIRGKIKHNACARRFILVILFAVVVGLMCIGVRNIYGGNGSEEPYPYNGQYSQFTLLAMTYDARLWNLKMYIRHYSRCSSVGEIVVVWNKGVPPKLSDFDSAVPVRIRVEDKNSLNNRFKIDPLIKTRAVLELDDDIMMTCNDVERGFRVWRQHPDRIVGFYPRLIYGSPLRYRGEKYARKHKGYNMILTGAAFIDSQLAFKRYWSEEAKQGREVVDKLFNCEDVLLNYLYANASSSRTVDYVKPAWAVDTSKFSGVAISGNTQVHYRLRSSCLMKFSEMYGSLAGRKWEFDRRQDGWDV, encoded by the exons ATGGGTACGGGTCAGGTAAACGGTGGCGGTGGCGGGGGTGGCGGTGGCGTAAGTTCTAATAATGGTGGCGGTGGTGGTTACTGTGACATGAGCTACTATAACAGTATTTTCTCTTCgggtttcattttcttctttgggTGTTTTGTTTTCTTCGGATCGATTGCGACTCTTTATGGGTGGCTCGCTTTCTCACCCGCTGTTCATGCGGGTCTTTCCACCTTGGGTTGTCAAGAGGACAATGAGGGTTCTTGGTCAATTGGGATTTTCTATGGTGACTCACCCTTCACTCTTAAACCCATAGAATCG GCGAACCTAGGGAACGACGAGAGTGCTGCTTGGCCAGTAGCCAATCCTATTGTGACATGTGCTTCTGTTTCTGATGGTGGTGCTCCCAGCAATTTTGTTGCTGATCCCTTTCTTTTCATTCAG GGAGATGATTATTATATATTCTATGAGACAAAGAATGCAATAACCATGCAAGGTGATATTGGAGTCTCAAAAAGTACTGATAAGGGAGCAACATGGAAACACCTCGGAATTGCTTTGGATGAGGAATGGCACCTTTCGTATCCATATGTCTTTGAGCATGATGGGAAG AAATATATGATGCCTGAGGGAAGTAAGAAAGGAGACCTTCGTCTCTACGAAGCAGTTAACTTTCCCTTGCATTGGAAAGTGAAAAAGGTTCTCCTGAAGAAGCCCCTCATTGATTCCTTCATTGTCAACTATGGTGGAAGGTTTTGGCTTTTTGGCTCAGACCATAGTGGTTTTGGAACCGAGAAAAATGGGCAGTTGGAGATTTGGCATAGTAGTTCGCCTCTTGGTCCTTGGAAACCTCACAAGAAAAACCCAATCTATAATATTGACAAGAGTCAAGGAGCTCGCAATGGGGGCAGGCCGTTTTTATACGAAGGGAATCTTTATCGTGTTGGTCAGGATTGTGGCGACACATATGGGAGACGGGTGCGTGTCTTTAAGATAGAAACTCTTACTCCTGAAGAATACAAAGAAGTTGAAGTCCCTTCTGGCTTTGTTGAGCCAAAGAAGGGTCGAAATGCTTGGAATGGTGCTCGTTACCATCACCTTGATGTGCAACAGCTGCCATCTGGTGATTGGGTTGGGGTTATGGATGGAGATCGTGTTCCTTCTGGAGATTCAATCCGGCGGTTCATGGTTGGTTGTGCTTCCGTTGCTGTTGCTGCAGTACTTATTGTGTTTTTGGGCGTGTTGCTCGGGTTTGTGAATTGCATTGTCCCTCTCAATTGGTTCATTCATAACTCGGCAAAGAGGAATTTAACCGTCTTGTCTTGGGAGAGATCTAATGTGTTCTGTTCAAAAGTAAGACGGTTTTGCAGCCGGTTGAACAGAGCCCCGACCTTTATCCGAGGTAAGATAAAGCATAATGCTTGCGCCAGGAGGTTTATTCTTGTTATATTATTTGCAGTGGTAGTTGGCTTGATGTGTATAGGAGTTAGAAATATTTACGGAGGTAATGGATCAGAAGAACCTTACCCATATAATGGACAATATTCACAGTTCACCTTGTTAGCAATGACCTATGATGCTCGACTATGGAACTTGAAGATGTATATCAGACATTACTCGAGATGCTCTTCGGTTGGGGAGATTGTAGTGGTGTGGAACAAGGGAGTCCCTCCGAAATTGAGTGATTTTGACTCTGCAGTACCGGTGAGGATTAGGGTAGAGGACAAGAACTCTTTGAATAATCGGTTCAAGATTGACCCATTGATAAAGACGCGAGCAGTACTAGAGCTTGACGACGACATTATGATGACATGCAATGATGTTGAGCGAGGTTTCAGGGTGTGGCGTCAGCATCCAGATCGAATCGTTGGATTTTATCCCCGGCTTATTTATGGCAGTCCGTTGAGGTATAGGGGAGAAAAATATGCACGAAAGCATAAAGGGTACAACATGATTCTTACTGGTGCGGCTTTCATCGATTCTCAATTAGCTTTCAAGAGGTACTGGAGTGAGGAAGCCAAGCAAGGGAGGGAAGTTGTGGACAAGTTATTTAACTGCGAAGATGTTCTCTTAAATTACTTGTATGCGAACGCAAGCTCATCAAGGACAGTTGATTACGTGAAGCCAGCATGGGCAGTTGACACCTCGAAATTTTCCGGTGTGGCGATTAGTGGGAACACACAAGTGCATTATCGGTTGAGGAGCTCATGCCTCATGAAATTCTCGGAGATGTACGGAAGCTTGGCCGGTCGGAAATGGGAATTCGACAGGAGACAAGATGGTTGGGATGTATAG